The proteins below come from a single Esox lucius isolate fEsoLuc1 chromosome 7, fEsoLuc1.pri, whole genome shotgun sequence genomic window:
- the LOC105010794 gene encoding claudin-19-like codes for MQASRALMISSILMGAFGILATLVGMKCSKVGGENYILKGKMSGMGGVFYLLQGMCTMIAVSWYAVNITQDFFNPLNPVNPKFDIGEGLFFGWGSAALAICAGSCLICACRFKSSEKKLPYPYQSPTRGTVYSAAPGSHPSALTHSQYGRNAYI; via the exons ATGCAGGCATCCCGGGCTCTGATGATTTCTTCTATCCTGATGGGGGCATTTGGCATCCTGGCTACTCTGGTGGGGATGAAGTGCTCCAAAGTAGGAGGAGAGAATTACATCCTAAAGGGAAAGATGTCTGGGATGGGTGGAGTGTTCTACCTTCTACAGG GTATGTGTACAATGATTGCTGTGTCATGGTATGCGGTCAACATCACCCAGGATTTTTTTAACCCGTTGAACCCAGTGAATCCAAA GTTTGATATCGGAGAGGGCCTCTTCTTTGGCTGGGGCTCAGCTGCACTCGCTATCTGTGCTGGTTCATGCCTGATATGTGCATGCAGATTCAAGTCCAGTGAGAAGAAACt GCCTTACCCATACCAGTCTCCCACCAGAGGGACAGTTTATTCTGCTGCACCAGGATCTCATCCCTCAGCACTCACCCACAGCCAATATGGGAGGAATGCTTACATCTGA
- the LOC105010793 gene encoding LOW QUALITY PROTEIN: claudin-15 (The sequence of the model RefSeq protein was modified relative to this genomic sequence to represent the inferred CDS: inserted 2 bases in 2 codons), whose protein sequence is MNATVEAVAFXFGFISWVLAGVSIQNRYWKSXSDDGAAIITSTIYENLWMSCATDSLGVHDCREFPSLLALSGYIQACRALMIAAIVIGLFGILATLVGMQCSKIGGENYILKGKIAGIGGVLFLLQGICTMIAVSWYASNIVQDFFNPFYQGTKFEIGDGLFIGWFSGLFAICAGSCLTCACRFGTNEDKVHYPHQPPTRGTVYSAAPGSHPSALIPSQYGRNAYV, encoded by the exons ATGAACGCGACCGTTGAGGCTGTAGCCT TCTTTGGTTTTATTTCCTGGGTGTTGGCAGGGGTTTCAATACAAAATCGATATTGGAAAT ATTCAGACGATGGAGCAGCTATTATAACATCAACTATATATGAAAATCTATGGATGTCCTGCGCAACCGACTCGCTTGGAGTTCACGATTGCCGCGAATTTCCCTCACTGCTTGCTCTGTCTG GCTACATCCAGGCATGCCGGGCTCTGATGATTGCTGCAATTGTGATTGGGCTGTTTGGTATCCTGGCTACTCTGGTGGGGATGCAGTGCTCCAAAATAGGAGGAGAGAACTACATTCTGAAGGGGAAGATCGCTGGGATCGGGGGAGTGTTGTTCCTTCTCCAGG GTATTTGTACCATGATCGCTGTGTCTTGGTATGCTTCCAACATTGTGCAGGATTTCTTTAACCCGTTTTACCAAGGAACAaa GTTTGAGATTGGAGATGGCCTTTTCATTGGCTGGTTCTCAGGCTTATTCGCCATCTGTGCAGGTTCCTGCCTGACATGTGCATGCAGGTTTGGGACCAATGAGGATAAAGT GCATTACCCACACCAGCCTCCGACCAGAGGGACAGTTTATTCTGCTGCACCAGGATCTCATCCCTCAGCACTCATCCCCAGCCAATATGGGAGGAATGCTTATGTCTGA